GTAAGCCTACCAATTTCCCCGTACCTTTGGGCATCGGTCTCTGAGCTACAGGTGTACTCTGGAGGGTAGTAGGGCGGTGGCGGTACAGGGGGAACAAATTCTTCGAGATCCAGCATATTCTGCAGGAAAGTGTCCGGCGGAGAGGTGCAATCCAAAGTCACCGAGCTGGAGCGGGGAGGGGAGagctggggaggaaagagaaacgGGGCAGAGAGTTGAAGGATAAGCCTTGTTAATAGCATTGCTCCAATttaggagccctgctggattagacgaAAGATGTGGGCGGTAGGGGAGGTACACTCAAACAACACAGAAAAGAATGGCAAGGAGTGAAGGGGGAAAAGGTGAAATGTGTGTTatcaattatacactggtgctcggGCCTGCACTGAAGGGAGATTGTTTTTGGGGCAGAGCTTCTATTAtggacatttccccccccccccccaatgccaaaCACACCCACTGTgaggcagatcccataatcttgCTAAGGATTGCTTGGGAgtggcaaatgctgtgggcatcaggttcaccttcaactgggtgcccacagcatttgcccctcccaagcaaactttagcaaatttggctggttcctttgaggagactcacaccagcagccctgcaggaaagaagtgcccctacccagagcaagaccccccccattgaaacctctaccagaGAGACagttgggcataacagcaagccccacttgggaaaagttattttttcccaccatagaacttgctggagAGCCTGGAAGATTCTGTGCTGTGTAGtggctccattgtaaccaatggggaatttctgagtgtgtaagcaggcttggggtgcctgtcaggggcacagttttcaagctagtggcaccagagtttcagggtatcattcacagactgtcctgataataccacccaggtttggtgaggtttggctcagggggtccaaagttatggaccctcaaaggggtagcctccatctccagttagctcccattggaaacaatgggggatgagccACCAAGTCCATAACAACCCACTAGGCTCCTCCTCACCAAACTCAGAGCaacatcatcagaacagtctctggataataccctgaaattctggtgccgctagctgtaaaactgcaccccctacaggccaaaacacaaaacaccaaaaaataccccccacgttgcattcagattcgttcgtatttgggcaggacatattcaacttattttggcccgaatatgtccgaattcacccagattcggcCCGAATCGGGTATTTGTTGCATCTGAATCTCCACGACTAATTGCAACTTTAATGGAACCTGTTTGAGGTAAGCTCTGATTGATATGTAAATAGccattctctcttcctttcctttctattAACATGTTTATTGCTTTGACACCAATTGTAGGTAACTAGGCGGAATGACTCTGAGGAGCCTCTCTGGCTTAGGGAAACAAGATGTGCCTGTTGGCTTGTGAGGGGAGGCCAGGCAGGGGGTTGTATCTATCCCTATCGCAGCCTTGGAGGCGCCTCAGCCTCAGTCAAGGaaaggataattaggaaaggagttgagaataaaactgcaaagattgtcacgcccttatataaagccgtggtgcgaccgcacttggagtactctgttcagttctggtcgccacatctcaaaaaggatagcgaagagatagaaaaagtgcagagacgcttgaggatgatcgagggactgggagcaccttccctatgaggagaggctgcagcgtttagagggctctttagtttggagaggagatgtctgaggggggataggattgaagtctataaaattaggcgtggggtagaaaatgttgacagagagaattttttctctctttctcgcaataccagaaccagggggcattcattgaaaatgctggggggaagggtaggactaatcaaaggaaacacttcttcacgcaacgtgtgattggtgtttggaatacgctgccacaggaggtggtgatggccactcacctggatagctttaaaaaaaggcttggacagatttatggagggagaaattagatctatggctaccaatcttgatcctccttgatctcagattgcaaatacctggAGCTTgaaccaggtgctttcgggagcctTAGCAGCAGCATGAAAGCGACTacgctttcacatcccgcatgtgagctcccaaaggcacctggtgggccactgcgagtagcagagtgctggactagatggactctggtctgatccagcaggctcgttcttatgttcttatgttcttaatcaactacttttcacactttctctgggaaattgggaggggg
The sequence above is drawn from the Sphaerodactylus townsendi isolate TG3544 unplaced genomic scaffold, MPM_Stown_v2.3 scaffold_1742, whole genome shotgun sequence genome and encodes:
- the LOC125425012 gene encoding protein FAM189B-like, coding for MLLTRLILQLSAPFLFPPQLSPPRSSSVTLDCTSPPDTFLQNMLDLEEFVPPVPPPPYYPPEYTCSSETDAQSITYNGSMDSPVPLYPTDFPPSYEAVMGLHRESQVTLFDSQFTDTSHGPCTCNQIPSVVLSGE